One Thiocapsa sp. genomic window, GTCGCCCCTACAGTCGCCCCTACAGTCGCCCCACGTTGGTCGATTGAAGGCAGTACGGCCTCTCGGTGCCAGCCCGAGGGTCCGTGGACCAGCATCTCGCCCTGATCCGGGTGCCATTCGGCCAGAACCGAGCGCACGGCCTCTCGGCCGTCGATCTGCAGGCGATGATCGCCCGGACGGTGGGTGTGCCCGTGGATCAGGCGCGTGGCGCCGTCGCGGCGCAGGTAGCGGGCGACCGTCGCTTGGTTGACGTCCATGATGTCCAGGGTCTTCTCGGCGGTCGCGGCCCCGCTCTTGCTGCGGTAATCGGCGGCGACCTGGCGACGTGCCGCGAGCGATCGCCAGAGGAAGAGACGCTGGACGAGCGGGTTGCGGATGCGGCGGCGAAACCGCTGATAGGCGACGTCGTCGGTGCAGAGCAGGTCGCCGTGCATGAGGAGCGTGGGCTCGCCGGCGAACCGGGCGAGGGTCGGGTCACGCAAGAGCCGGCACCCGGTCTCGCGGCAGAAGGTCCGACCGATCAGGAAGTCGCGGTTGCCGTGCATCAGATGACAGCGGACCCCCGAGGCCGTGACGGCAGCGAGTGCGGCCTTCACCTCGGCGTTGGGCGCGCCCTCGTCGTCGTCGCCGATCCAGGCGTCGAAGATGTCGCCGAGGAGATAGAGTTGATCCGCCTCGCGGGCCCGCCCGGCGAGGAAGGCGAGGAAGAGGCCCACCGTCGCCGGTCGATCCGGCGACAGATGCAGGTCGGAGACGAAGACGCTGACGCCTTCGGTCGGCACGCCCGTCCTGCCTCGGCGCCTTATTCGGCGACGACCGCCTGCTCGAGGACAACATCTTGCATCGGGACGTCTTGGTGACCGTGACGGGTGCCGGTCTGCACGCCGCGGATGGCGTTCACGACATCCATCCCCTCGACGACGTATCCGAAGACACAGTAGCCCCAGCCGTCCTGCCCCGGATAATCCAGAAAACCGTTGTCCGCGACATTGATGAAGAACTGCGAGGTGGCCGAGTGGGGATCCATGGTGCGTGCCATGGCGAGCGTGCCGTTGAGGTTCTTGAGTCCGTTCTTCGCCTCGTTCTCGAGCGGTGCGCGTGTCGGCTTGGGCGTGAAGTCCGGCGTCATGCCGCCGCCTTGGATCATGAAACCGTCGATGACGCGGTGAAACAGCGTCCCGTCGTAGTGACCGTCGCGAACATATTGCTCGAAGTTCGCACAGGTCTTGGGCGCCTTCTCGGCATCCAGCTCGACGAGGATGTCGCCGAGGTTGGTGGTGAGCTTGATCATCGGGGATCTCCGCAGGCTGTACTGGCGCGCCGGCGGCGCACTCGGGTTTGGGTTGGGTTCGACCGACGCCGTGTCTGCCACGGCCATTGCCGGAGCATGCGAGACACGACCCTTGGGCGGGGGCGCGGTTTAAAATGATATATTTTTTAATCTCTTAAACCGCGTCGACTCCATCGGTCGTCAAGTTTTCCGGGGCCGATCCCATCTAAAAACATCGCATACCGCGCTGGGCGCGGTTTAATAATGGTACGGCCTTTGCGCGGTCCGGGAAAGACTGGTTCACGCGCGCATCCTCGGCTTTGCTACCATGCCGGGCTTGCAGGAACCTCGGCTCCGGGCCCGCTGCGGCCCGGACCAACCCACTCGCGAGTGCATTCCATGTTGCAGATCCACAATAGCCTCACCCGCCGGAAAGACCCCTTTCAGCCGATCGAGCCCGGCAAGGTGCGCATGTATGTCTGCGGGATGACCGTGTACGACTACTGCCATCTCGGTCATGCGCGCGTGATGGTGGTCTTCGATGTCGTCTATCGCTATCTGCGGGCGCTCGGGTACGAGGTGACCTACATCCGCAACATCACGGACATCGACGACAAGATCATCCGCCGTGCCGCCGAGGCCGGCGAGCCGATGCAGGCGCTGACCGAACGCTTCATCCGGGCGATGCACGAGGATTCCGAGGCGCTCGGGATCCTGCCCCCGACCGACGAGCCGCGCGCCACGGCGCACATGGACGAGATCCTCGCCATGGTCGGCACCCTGATCGAGAAGGGGCTCGCCTATGTCGCCGAGAACGGCGATGTCTACTACGCGGTGGCGCGCTTTGCGGGCTACGGCAAGCTCTCGGGCAAGGATCCTCTGGACCTGCGCGCGGGCGCCCGAGTGGAGGTCGACGAGGCCAAGCGCGATCCGCTGGACTTCGCGCTCTGGAAGTCCGCCAAGCCCGGCGAGCCGGCCTGGGATTCGCCCTGGGGACCGGGACGGCCCGGCTGGCATATCGAGTGCTCGGCCATGAGCACCTGCGCCCTGGGCAACCATTTCGACATCCACGGCGGGGGGGCGGATCTGCAG contains:
- a CDS encoding UDP-2,3-diacylglucosamine diphosphatase; protein product: MPTEGVSVFVSDLHLSPDRPATVGLFLAFLAGRAREADQLYLLGDIFDAWIGDDDEGAPNAEVKAALAAVTASGVRCHLMHGNRDFLIGRTFCRETGCRLLRDPTLARFAGEPTLLMHGDLLCTDDVAYQRFRRRIRNPLVQRLFLWRSLAARRQVAADYRSKSGAATAEKTLDIMDVNQATVARYLRRDGATRLIHGHTHRPGDHRLQIDGREAVRSVLAEWHPDQGEMLVHGPSGWHREAVLPSIDQRGATVGATVGATVGATLVAHTSLAGTHRPEASAFAGKDPTTPRGD
- a CDS encoding peptidylprolyl isomerase, producing the protein MIKLTTNLGDILVELDAEKAPKTCANFEQYVRDGHYDGTLFHRVIDGFMIQGGGMTPDFTPKPTRAPLENEAKNGLKNLNGTLAMARTMDPHSATSQFFINVADNGFLDYPGQDGWGYCVFGYVVEGMDVVNAIRGVQTGTRHGHQDVPMQDVVLEQAVVAE